From Aegilops tauschii subsp. strangulata cultivar AL8/78 chromosome 5, Aet v6.0, whole genome shotgun sequence:
TTAGGGCCCTCTTGGTGTGATGGCATCGATCGTCGTCTAGCCAAACATAGGTGACTTCGTCACGGGATGCCGAAACAcaataacgagaaagaagaacaaaaccggtaatgaGGATTTCAGTATAGTGAGCATTGTGATGACTCAAGAGGATATCGATGCATCCCGGGTTTTGTGAAGTATCgtgaagcaaagggaacatcacatgataaccataggttcactcgaatatcatttgtgtgatcatagggatcgatatggacgtcCATGATCCCGATGTCGGTCATTGAACGAACGGTTTAATTCATGTCTATGGATTACCGAACCTacagggtcacaagcttaaggaaATCACGATATGTTGAGTGTTAGTAGGATGGGAgtgatgagaatatatttgtgaAAATTTTTCATTTATATTCGGAATATATTCGTGGAGGCGTATCCCGGGTCGATTCCTACGGCCAACCTTGCCGGCGCGTGCAAGTTGTTCCATGAAATGCCACTGCTGACGCTAACGGTCGACGACCCTGACTACGCCGCTTTCATGGAGAGCGTCATCTTCGGGGGCCGTGGTGAGGCCTTCAACTTCGACGGTCAAGGCCATGCTTTCGATCCCGACGCGACCCAAAGCCAGGACGATCGCGGCCAGTATGGTGATGACCTATTCGGTGGCCATGATGAAGATGAGATCGACGACCATGGCAACTCATGGCATGAAGATGATGACATGTATTGTGAAGATGAGGAAGAAGAGATCGACATTGCGGAGGAGCCATTGGTGTTTATCGATGAGCTCACCCAAAGGGTCAAGGCACAAAGGAGGCAAAGCATTCGCACGGGATTATACACCCAAGAGGAGGACACTTTGATTTGCGAGAGTTGGATGGAGATAGGCCAAGATCTCACAAAAGGTGCCCAGCAAAAAGGATGTCTTTTGGACGAAAGTTCACAAAACTTTTCATGAGCGAAGGAAGTTTGCCCCATACCAATTTGTGAGCACCCGCGGCATCAACTCAATCCAAAAGAGATGGGGGTTCATTCAACAAGAGCGCAACACGTATTGTCCCGCGCTTGAGAGCGTCCAAACCCGTCCCGTGAGTGGCCTAGACGTTGGTGACTTGATATGAACCAGAGAGGAAGGCTTGGTTCGTGAACGGGCAGAAAGAGATGTTCGCCCAAGACGGCCTGAACTAGGTGAGACCTCGGTCGTGGACTATGGTCGTTCATTTTGAAGGCTGGCTAGTGTGCCGGCAGCTGGCTTTGTTGTCGTCGCTAAAAACTTGTTCATTGTGAAGGCAATCTAGTGTGACGGCTGTTGGCTTTGTTGCCGGCGTAAAAAACTTGTTCATTTTAAAGTTTGGCTAGTGCATCGGTCACTAGCTTTGTTGGCGGCGTTAAACTAGGGAATGGCCATTTTATAGGCCGCTGGCATTGTTACCGACCGGCATGAACCACAGCCGCTGGCGTGACTATGGCGGCTAGCATTATCTACATCTTTGTTGCTTTGAAAAAATTGCATGCAGCCGAACAAGATGTGACCGGCCACATTCAGAAATCCGGGCAGACACCATCCATTGCCATTCCCAAACGGACAAAGTCCAAACAAAACAGACATCCCCATCCCTAAACGGACAAAATCTAAACAAAACAGACATCCTTTTGGTGCCATCCGCAAACGGACAAAATCCAAACAAAAAAGACATCCTTTTGGGCTTGTGCGTCTAAAGAGAAAGATCAAAGTATTGTCCTGGGTCTGGGGAGACAAACACTGAGGCTGTTGCCTGCAAAACCCGCTTGATTTATTATgcaagaaagaataaaaagagaaGGCTTTCAATCTCAAACTTTTGAGATACGGGGTCTTAAACATATGATTACAGGATCCAGAACATGTATCGTTTACTCTTACTGACAGTAGGtatttaatactccctccgtcccaaaataagtatCTCAGTGTCAATAACGTtcctatattatgggacggagggagtacaactttATACTAAAGTTGAGATTGTCAATAACGTtcctatattatgggacggagggagtactaaacttgagacacttattttgggatagAGGTAGTACACATCCTCATCCCATGACATTCAGGACAAATACCATCTTTTGTGTGACCAACCAGAAGAAGGTTCCAAGCCGGGTCATCAGTTTTCAGGTCTTCGAATTCACATTGCAAACTTAAGCTTTCTCCAGTTATGAGCATAATCTCCTCTGAAGAGTTAGCTGCGAGCTTGAGCTTGTTGTCCCGGGGTATCACTGCAAccaataaaataaaactaaaacaACTTAGATATGTACACCATCTGAACATCTCACTATGTTGTTTGCGACAAGTATTGACACATATGATGAACAGCAAAACCACATGCAATGGTTTTGCTGTGCAAAAAAAGAAGACAAACAAGAGGTACAAACAGCATTGGATTGGGGTACCCTGATCAAGAGAATTCTTTCACCCTAAATATCAATGTAAACATAGGGGGCTGGCCGTAATCTGCTGCAGACCAGCGGCATGGGGCTGTGTGCTCAGGTGGCACAGGACTAGAGGCAGCGAGAGGGCGGCCGACTGAAGAAACATGAGAGTCCTGACAACAGTCCAGGTGAAATGATGTCGGATGAGGCATGTGAAGATTAAGAAAACAGTTGGAGGGGTTGTCACCAGaatcaagaggaagacagacacaTGAGGGCGCCAACGGGGCTAATACTACAGGAATTTTACCTAATGAAAATTCACATGCAGGGAGAATGGCTTTTCACTGGCCCAATACCGAGTTACACGATATAAAATACAAGCACTATCTAGAACAAAAGTATTCTAACAGAAAAAGGCAAAGATGTGACCTGATTGACCCAAACTAACCCAACGAAACACATTCTAAATCTTTTACCAACAGAAAAGTATGTTTTAAAGGTCTGTACATATAATCTAAAAGGTACAAGACATTTGCACTGATATAAAATTAGAGGACCAAGTTTTATGCTTTAGAAGAGCAATCACAATAGTGTGGTTTCTAGAGTTTTGCTTCAGAATAGCACACCAAACTAGTAGCAAAAGAAGGCTGCGTGCTGAATCAAGAACTACCACGTGTATAGATAGTGAACAGTCTCGTGAAAAGCAAAAGATCCAACAAGGAAAAAATGGTAGACTCTGGAGGACAACTTGACGGCAGAAGGAGCAAGGTATTATTATTTAtaatatagtactccctccgttcctaaatataagtctttgaagagattccactatggaccacctacggaacaaaatgagtgaatctacacttaaaatgcatctatatacatccgtatgtagtccatggtggaatctctacaaagacttatatttaggaacggagggagtataaagtTTAGTGCACCTACACAACTGGAGCAGCTAAAACTCAAAACACTTGAACAGCCTAAGAGAAGATTGATGACAGCAAATATATTAAAGGCCTCAATTAATTAATATTGCTATACCAAAGCAGCACAACGCAACCTCAAAAGGCAGCAAAAATAGAAATTTGGGACAAGAGAAAAGCAATAGATAGAAAATAACACAGGGCAAACAGCCCTGATAAATAGAGCGGTATGTGTCCAGAAGTCCTTGTGCTGAGAATTGCTAATGAAGGGGGGAACACTCCAAAGAGACCCACAGAGAGAGCAGACAGcgaaactactccctccgtcccaaaaagcatgtcttacatttgtctagatacggatgtatctagacacgttttagtgttagatacatctgtatctcGACAAATCGAAGAAAAGCTTTTCGGGACGGAGGTAATAGATATTAAGCATGCAGAAGTCTCACAGTTCAATTAGCCTCACAACCAGGCAGGATATGTATTGCATCATATTTAAGATAAATAGGCAAAGACACCAGTGTTACACTACCATATCCAACAGAAAGCTAAGCAAACACAACCATGTTGTATCGATACGTAATTACAAGGGACAACATTTGAATATTAAGAGAGCTTACCTGTTGGCCTTACAAGGTATTTGGAGAAGACAGTTGGAAGTAGGGGCACATTAGAAAAGAAGATTTGGTGAGCTTCCATGGGTTTTTTCTCATTCACGCACGCAACATTGTAGGGCTGCTGATTGATATATTTAGTAGATGGCTGCAGATCTTCCTGGTTCATGTCAACCATGATCATCCACGGCTGTCGAGAAAGTTCATCTTTCCTCAACAGGCAGCATAGGGCGCCCGGATTGTTCGCACAGACGACTGGGAACTGGGGAAGACAGCGAGGTATGTCCAGAGCATGGAAACCATCTTGCGCCCAGAGAAGATCCAGGTTGATCCCCCAATGAATCTTCCACTTGAACTTGCTACCATCCCCGATATCCAAAGTCCATACTGTGATCTTTTGGAGAGGCTGCTGCTGCCCTTGGATTCTCTCAAGAGGAGGACGCCAGCCATCAATGCGGACAAAGTGCATCATGCCTTGGCTGACGGACACACGTCGGAATCTCACCGCTAAGCACTTTGCCATCTGTGCCTTCTTAGAGTTCTCTTTTCCTCCAAGGAAAGGCATGATCTGTAGCTTCTCAGAGTACCCATCTCCTCCAGGGAAAGGCACGAAGTGGAGCACCGGGGACTCTAAATTGGAGAAGTCGCATAGCAGGACACCGCTCAAGTAGTCGACACAGCAGAGGAACCTGTGGCCGAAAGCAAGCACCTCCTTAGTTGACCAGAGGATGGGGAACTGGGTATTGCTCTCGTCTTGCGGCTGGGGGGCAGGCATCTCGGGGAAGCGTTTCCACTCTTTGGTCTTGGAGTTGAAGACGTAGAGCTCGACAAACATGGAATAATTGTCGGGGCCATTCTTTTTCTGGTAGACCTTGAGGTCGGAAACGATGTAGCTGTTGTCCGGGAGGCGCAGGATGCCTGTGGTAAATTTTGACATCAGAAACGGCCTTACCATGGGCTCAGTGTACAGAGGGAGCTGAACCACCGAGGGGGTACGACCAGCTGTGTAGACGAACAGATCTGACGGCAAGTCGTGGGGCTGGCTTGGGATGTTGATTTCGAAGAGGACGAGGTCCTCGTCAGTTGCCCGGACGTAGGGATACGCGGGCAGGCGGGAGGGGACCACGGGTTCGACTGAGCCTTCCCGCGGCCACTCGAGATCGAGGTAAGAGACCTCTGGAGGATCCGAGAGGGCTAAGGACAAGAAGCAGCGGTGGCCGGTGGCCGTGACGACTTCAACGGCGGTCTTCTTCTTATTGGCCGCCTCACGTGCAGCGTCTAGGTCGGCATGGCTGTGGGTGCGGCCGAAGCGATCCAGCATCACCCAATCGGGGAAGACGACGGTCTTCTCCTCTGGCTCTGGCGCGACTTCGGTGGCCATGGCGGTCTCCTCCTTCGACTCTCGCGCGACTATGGTGGCTACGAACATCTCCTCCTCCAGCCCGGGCATGGCGATCGGATCTGGAATTTAGCAGCCGCCGCCTCCACAACCCTAACCCTAGGTTGTTCTTCTTTTGGCGGCgtgggggggtggggggaggggaaGGCGCTGATGGGCGGGGAAATAGGGCAGCGTCTCGCCTTTTAGCGCGAGCCTTGAGGTAATGGGCCAGCCCAACGCGGGACGCCCTGAATGGGCCGCCTCACTCACTGCTGTTTGGTTCCGCACACGTacgagagcaactagttaacgaccGCTCCTTCggtcgggagcctcgcaacgatcagcgtcacttggcgcgctctcagtcattcaccacgtgtcgcgctctggacgctccctctggattttgtttttctttttcgcacgcgtttttggctttttaaacggtttttttctcgggtttttttgacgttttggttttcccccagtcttccttagcttttcgatataaaaaattgaaaaaaattatttttgcacaaaaaatatttgttttttttctttcgcgaaagtcacggtttttctttcgcgagaggcacgggtgtgctttaacgagagtcacggccgtgccttttggaaacgaaaaaaaaacgcgttttctttttttttctttcgcgagagtcacggttttgcttccgcgagaggcacggttgtgctttcgcgagagtcacggccgtgcctctcgtaaagggaaaaacaaaacgtgttttctgtctttttttctttcgcgagagtcacggttttgcttccgcgagaggcacggttgtgctttcgcgagagtcacggccgtgcctctcgtaaagggaaaaacaaaatgtgttttctgtttttttttctttcgcgagagtcacggttttgcttccgcgagaggcacggttgtgcttttgcgagagtcacggccgtgcctctcgaaaagggaaaaaatacgcgttttctgtttttttttctttcgcgagagtcacggttttgctttcgcgagaggcacggttgtgctttcgcgagagtcacgaccgtgcctcttggaaacgaaaaaaaaaacgtgttttctgttttttttccttccgcgagagtcgcggttttgctttcacgagaggcatggttgtgattTTGTGAGAGGCATGAGCGtacctctttcggaaagggaaaaataCCGTGCTCTCTGTTCGGTTTTTTCATccggttttttcgtgaaaaaaagtttgtcaaaacctatcaacatgagatctagttttgaaaatctcgacgcgaggaatccaatggtgaaaacggttcgagatttggatgcacggtttaagagataaaacgttttgaataaacggatctacggaAAAGGgaaaaactcccaggttgcgacaagtagTGCGCTGCATGTGTGCCACTTGTCGCGACCTGGGAAGGTGGAATGTtttttgcaacgagtactccttaattagtgatttcgacATCGTACACGTTGGTGACTAACTACGGGAGCCCTACCCGCAGGGGCTATTTATCGCATTAAGCGAGTCTGTAACAATCTCTTTGCGTTGACGTAAACAGTGTCACAGGGATCGAACCCAGGTCTTCAGGGTTCTCACCAGCGCAGCTAACCACTCCGCCCACTTCAAGTTACTGGTTAGTAGTAGAATCGCGATGAGGCAACCGAACCGGTATTCtccattttttttcttttactCTTTTCGGTTTCTTTTGTTTCATTTTTTTCCTTCTCCATTTTCatccttttttctttcttttcagATTTGTTTCAATCTTTCCATTTTATTTTGTCTCGTTTATTTTTTCTTCTCCGGTTTATTTcattattttcttttttcttattcattttttgtttgtttttcttttttccttcattttttgtttttttatttttcttttgtgTTTCGTTATGTTTATTTTTGTTTTCACTCTACATTTTCGTTCATATAAAAAACATTTCTGTAAAAAGTGATCAACATTTTTGTAAACACGTTCAACACTGTCCGAacacttattcaacatttttcaaatacttgttcaaaattttaatagttatttaatatatttttaatacttgttcaacatttttaatacttatttaaTATTTTacaatacttgttcaacatttttaatacttatttaatattttaaaatacttgttcaacatttttaatatactcattcaacattttttattacctattcaacatttttaaatacttgttcaacatttttcatattctcgttcaacattttcaaatacttattcaacatttttcataTTCTCATTCAACATTTTTAATACCTATTCAACACTTTTCACATACTtgttaaacattttttaaattcttgtacaacactttcaaatacttgttcaacattttccgtatactcgttcaacattttttaatacctactcgacatttttcaaatacttgttcaacatttttaaaattcttgttcaacatttttcatataTGTAGAATATTTTAAAGTATAAAGATTAGTACAACAATAAAGCAAAAAattagaaaaaaaaacaaaataataGGTTGTGGCTCCCGTACGGCTAGGCCGCCCCGTCTGGGGCTCCTCCATTAATTTCGGATGCGCTGACCTATTCTTTGCCCTCTCCTTATTAATGCTCGAGCCGGTTATTGATTTTAACTCGCATCCATATACTCCTATATACTAGATAATTCCCCGCGCATTGCTGCGGAACATTTGGTAAGAATCAATTGAGTAGCAACCTGAATTGCAACCGATAGCATGTGTAAAACCACTGATGCTCCTATCCGTAGGAGAAACAAAGTGAACTAAGACAATCAACTCATCCATGTTTATACCGTAAAAATGGTAAATTCAATCGCTTGATTTTAAAAGTTAAACAACGGATGAAACAAAATGTACCTAGACGAATGATGGAACTGGAAGGGCAGGGCATGACTGTTGTATGCATGTATAGGGTGCCAGTAGCCCCGTTTGAGCCACCCGCAGGAAATTGTCTCGTCGGATACATGTATATTAATGGGAGCAGCAAAAATACTATGCAGCAAGAACCATGAAATCATCCTAGATCCTTGCCATCCGCGGAAAATCATCAGACACTTGCGGCGGGTGGGCTCTAACCAAATCTGAAAATAAGCTTGTCATGTAAGACACTAGATAGGAAGTGTGGCTTGCCGCACCCCACCCGCCCCAGCCATAGCCAGCCCGGTAAGGCATGTTTTATACTCCATAGAGTTAACAAAAACAAAGATGTCCAAGAGTACCAAAGTCTATTACATACCAGTAGTGCGTTTTCATAGGAAATGCAACATGATATACCAAAAGGATAAAGGTTCATCATACCAAAATAAGTCACAACTAATCATTCATCTACTATCCAGATGATGAGTCACAGGAATAAGAACTGTATGAACAATACATCAGAGCTTATATGTGCACACCCAGTCACATAGATTATACATGAAGCGAGTTTACATCACCGATACAACTCATTCATCTAAATACTAACTAATGCAATCTACTTTTATATAGCATATTGGGCAAAGAGTACACAGTGCATCTTGGATAGAGAACTACATAAGTCATCCTTATATGATGTACCAGGCAAAATAAATTAGTTAGCTACATGAAGCGAGCTTACATCACCGATAGAACTCATTCGTCCAAATACCGACTGTAAGCTATTTTTACATAGCATATTGGGTAAAAGAGTGCACATCGCATCTTGGATAGAGAACTATAAGTCATCCTTGCATCCTGTAAGGGGCAAAATAAATTAGTTAGTGCAGCGTGGATAGATATTTGTATAGCTAGCACAATCTCCCTCAACTTGATCAGATGC
This genomic window contains:
- the LOC109741613 gene encoding uncharacterized protein — its product is MPGLEEEMFVATIVARESKEETAMATEVAPEPEEKTVVFPDWVMLDRFGRTHSHADLDAAREAANKKKTAVEVVTATGHRCFLSLALSDPPEVSYLDLEWPREGSVEPVVPSRLPAYPYVRATDEDLVLFEINIPSQPHDLPSDLFVYTAGRTPSVVQLPLYTEPMVRPFLMSKFTTGILRLPDNSYIVSDLKVYQKKNGPDNYSMFVELYVFNSKTKEWKRFPEMPAPQPQDESNTQFPILWSTKEVLAFGHRFLCCVDYLSGVLLCDFSNLESPVLHFVPFPGGDGYSEKLQIMPFLGGKENSKKAQMAKCLAVRFRRVSVSQGMMHFVRIDGWRPPLERIQGQQQPLQKITVWTLDIGDGSKFKWKIHWGINLDLLWAQDGFHALDIPRCLPQFPVVCANNPGALCCLLRKDELSRQPWMIMVDMNQEDLQPSTKYINQQPYNVACVNEKKPMEAHQIFFSNVPLLPTVFSKYLVRPTVIPRDNKLKLAANSSEEIMLITGESLSLQCEFEDLKTDDPAWNLLLVGHTKDGICPECHGMRMCTTSIPK